Proteins from a single region of Microbacterium sp. zg-Y818:
- the rpsT gene encoding 30S ribosomal protein S20, with the protein MANIKSQIKRNKTNEKARERNKAVKSELRTEVRRTREAIAAGDKAAAEKALIKAAKKLDKAVSKGVIHENQAANRKSAIAKQVAAL; encoded by the coding sequence GTGGCGAACATCAAGTCGCAGATCAAGCGCAACAAGACCAACGAGAAGGCCCGCGAGCGCAACAAGGCCGTCAAGAGCGAGCTTCGCACCGAGGTGCGTCGCACCCGCGAGGCCATCGCCGCCGGCGACAAGGCCGCGGCCGAGAAGGCCCTCATCAAGGCGGCCAAGAAGCTCGACAAGGCCGTCAGCAAGGGCGTCATCCACGAGAACCAGGCGGCGAACCGCAAGTCGGCCATCGCCAAGCAGGTTGCCGCGCTCTGA
- the holA gene encoding DNA polymerase III subunit delta — protein MASPARRPAARKPAGKAAASKIPQLSWRKPQPAPIVLVSGPEEVCAERAIAGLRDYLRAEDPSLEVTDIRADDYAAGTLLGVTSPSLFGEPRLVRVSGVEKCSDTFLAEAISYLDHPQDGATVVLRHTSSSVRGKKLLDAIRAGTGGGVEIACPAVKRDSDRYDFAAGEFSAAGKRIAPAALRALVSAFADDLTELAAACQQLIVDVPDDVTEAIVTRYYGGRVETSAFTVADTAIAGRYGEALLALRQALASGSDPVPMVAAIAMKLRTMAKVAGHREPSGALAGRLGLKDWQVDRARRDLMGWNESSLGMAIQAAARADAEVKGGSRDPVFALERLVTVIATRQPFGG, from the coding sequence ATGGCATCTCCCGCGCGCAGACCCGCTGCGCGCAAGCCCGCAGGCAAGGCCGCGGCGAGCAAGATCCCGCAGCTGTCGTGGCGCAAGCCGCAGCCCGCCCCCATCGTTCTCGTCTCCGGTCCTGAAGAGGTGTGCGCTGAGCGCGCCATCGCCGGGCTGCGCGACTACCTGCGGGCCGAAGATCCGAGCCTCGAAGTCACCGACATCCGTGCCGACGACTACGCCGCCGGCACGCTGCTGGGGGTCACGTCGCCGTCGCTCTTCGGCGAGCCGAGACTGGTGCGTGTGTCGGGCGTGGAGAAGTGCTCCGACACGTTCCTCGCCGAGGCGATCTCGTACCTCGACCACCCACAGGACGGCGCCACGGTGGTGCTGCGCCACACCTCGTCGAGCGTGCGCGGCAAGAAGCTGCTCGATGCGATCCGCGCCGGCACCGGCGGCGGCGTCGAGATCGCCTGCCCCGCGGTCAAGCGCGACAGCGACCGATACGACTTCGCCGCGGGGGAGTTCTCCGCCGCCGGCAAGCGCATCGCCCCGGCCGCCCTACGCGCCCTGGTCTCGGCGTTCGCCGACGACCTGACCGAACTCGCCGCCGCATGCCAGCAGCTCATCGTCGACGTCCCCGACGACGTCACCGAAGCCATCGTCACCCGCTACTACGGCGGCCGAGTCGAGACGTCGGCCTTCACCGTGGCCGACACCGCCATCGCCGGCCGTTACGGTGAGGCGCTGCTGGCGCTGCGCCAGGCGCTGGCATCCGGCTCAGACCCGGTGCCGATGGTCGCCGCCATCGCGATGAAGCTGCGCACGATGGCCAAGGTCGCCGGACACCGCGAGCCCTCCGGCGCGCTCGCGGGCCGCCTGGGGCTGAAGGACTGGCAGGTCGATCGCGCGCGCCGGGACCTGATGGGCTGGAACGAGTCGTCGCTCGGCATGGCGATCCAGGCCGCGGCGCGGGCCGATGCCGAGGTCAAGGGCGGCTCCCGCGACCCCGTGTTCGCGCTGGAGCGCCTCGTCACCGTCATCGCCACCCGGCAGCCGTTCGGCGGCTGA
- a CDS encoding ComEC/Rec2 family competence protein — translation MSLRRARRRDLRLVPAVGGAWAAALVGAVHVEATPVAAITAWVLCLAALGLTCSTRRPSVRTGFAAAVIACAAAGAVLSHLALAQPGRSVEHLDVDGGRALSVTAVVTGKVEPSAQGLGFDAVADRVVIGPTVHVTSLPVTVRVAPEDVDAPGDLAPGARVEAVGTAFASHPGERAVLVVRATGGLTVQTGPVGAFAATAHLRERLVASTHGLPHPGGGLVPGLAVGDTSAVSDDLDAAMKASSLSHLTAVSGANCALVVGIAFAVAALCGARRGVRVACGLAVLAGFVVLVTPEPSVVRAAAMASIAMLGVLLGRVGAGLSVLCLAVVALLVADPWIAAEIGFTLSVAATGSLLLLSGPLADGIGRWMPRPLALTLAVPLAAQLACGPLLIIVEPSVALYAVAANLLAAPAAPVATVVGLAACLAAPIPVLQAGLTAAAWPPAAWIAGTALTAAGLPGATVPWPEGVRGVVALAAVGAAVAVVCAAGAPTRAWRRARAASAVLLAMLAGAGAGAALLSTAIAPATVPTGWSIAACDVGQGDAVLVRSGGAVALIDTGPDPAALEECLRRFGIRRIALLVLTHFDADHVGGLEAVAGRVDLVVHGPPADAAAHTALRQLEAGGARRAEGTAGVSGVLGQARWRVLWPNAGSAAFPAGNDASVVVDVSGGGVPAALFLGDLSASPQEALAASGRLAAGYAVIKVAHHGSADQAQRLYRMLQPAVALVTVGVDNDYGHPRGEILDLLVEVGATIARTDRDGILVISSAGADGLTVWRERAPLGVDVGTPG, via the coding sequence GTGAGCCTGCGCCGCGCGCGACGACGCGACCTGCGGCTGGTGCCCGCCGTCGGCGGCGCCTGGGCGGCGGCGCTGGTGGGCGCCGTGCATGTCGAGGCGACCCCCGTCGCGGCGATCACCGCGTGGGTGCTGTGTCTCGCGGCACTGGGGCTGACGTGCAGCACTCGGCGGCCTTCCGTCCGCACCGGGTTCGCTGCGGCGGTGATCGCGTGCGCCGCGGCCGGCGCGGTGCTGTCGCACCTGGCCCTCGCGCAGCCCGGCCGGTCCGTGGAGCATCTCGATGTGGACGGCGGCCGCGCGCTGAGCGTTACGGCCGTCGTCACCGGCAAGGTGGAGCCGTCCGCGCAGGGACTGGGTTTCGACGCCGTTGCCGACCGGGTCGTGATCGGGCCCACCGTGCACGTGACGTCCCTGCCTGTGACGGTGCGCGTGGCGCCCGAAGACGTGGACGCTCCCGGCGACCTCGCCCCCGGCGCCCGCGTCGAGGCGGTCGGCACGGCGTTCGCATCGCACCCGGGGGAGCGGGCCGTGCTGGTCGTCCGCGCGACCGGTGGGCTCACCGTGCAGACGGGGCCCGTGGGCGCCTTCGCCGCGACCGCACACCTGCGCGAGCGACTCGTGGCATCCACCCACGGCTTGCCGCACCCGGGTGGCGGGCTCGTCCCCGGCCTCGCCGTCGGGGACACATCAGCCGTCTCGGATGATCTGGATGCCGCGATGAAGGCGTCTTCGCTGTCGCACCTGACCGCGGTCTCGGGGGCGAACTGCGCGCTGGTGGTCGGGATCGCCTTCGCCGTCGCCGCGCTCTGCGGGGCCCGCCGCGGCGTCAGGGTCGCCTGCGGGCTGGCGGTCCTCGCCGGATTCGTCGTTCTCGTGACACCCGAGCCCAGCGTCGTGCGCGCGGCGGCGATGGCCTCGATCGCGATGCTGGGCGTGCTGCTCGGGCGGGTCGGCGCCGGTCTTTCGGTGCTGTGCCTCGCGGTGGTCGCGCTACTGGTCGCCGACCCCTGGATCGCCGCTGAGATCGGCTTCACGCTGTCGGTGGCGGCAACCGGGTCACTTCTGCTGCTCTCCGGTCCACTGGCCGACGGCATCGGCAGATGGATGCCACGCCCCCTCGCGCTGACCCTGGCCGTACCGCTGGCCGCACAGCTCGCCTGCGGGCCGCTGCTCATCATCGTGGAGCCGTCCGTCGCGCTGTACGCCGTCGCGGCGAACCTGCTCGCGGCCCCCGCCGCGCCTGTCGCGACCGTCGTGGGCCTCGCCGCATGTCTGGCCGCGCCGATCCCCGTGCTGCAGGCCGGGCTGACGGCAGCGGCTTGGCCCCCCGCCGCCTGGATCGCGGGTACCGCCCTCACCGCGGCGGGCCTGCCGGGCGCGACCGTGCCGTGGCCCGAAGGCGTGCGGGGAGTCGTCGCCCTCGCCGCGGTGGGCGCGGCGGTGGCAGTCGTTTGCGCAGCCGGCGCGCCGACGCGCGCCTGGCGGCGGGCGCGCGCCGCCAGCGCCGTGCTGCTGGCGATGCTCGCCGGGGCAGGCGCAGGGGCCGCCCTGCTGTCGACGGCGATCGCCCCGGCGACGGTGCCCACCGGGTGGTCGATCGCCGCGTGCGATGTCGGCCAGGGGGATGCGGTGCTGGTGCGCTCGGGAGGGGCGGTCGCCCTCATCGACACCGGGCCAGACCCGGCGGCGCTGGAAGAGTGTCTGCGTCGTTTCGGCATCCGTCGCATCGCCCTGCTCGTGCTGACGCATTTCGATGCCGATCACGTGGGCGGCTTGGAAGCGGTGGCCGGCCGCGTCGACCTCGTGGTGCATGGACCGCCCGCGGATGCGGCGGCGCACACCGCCCTCCGACAGCTCGAGGCGGGCGGGGCGCGCCGGGCCGAAGGCACCGCGGGCGTCTCGGGGGTACTCGGGCAGGCGCGCTGGCGCGTGCTGTGGCCGAACGCCGGGTCGGCGGCGTTCCCCGCCGGAAACGACGCCTCGGTCGTCGTCGATGTCTCGGGCGGCGGGGTGCCCGCGGCACTCTTCCTGGGCGATCTGTCTGCCTCGCCGCAAGAGGCCCTGGCCGCGTCGGGGCGGCTCGCCGCGGGCTATGCCGTCATCAAAGTCGCCCACCATGGCAGTGCCGACCAGGCCCAGCGGCTGTACCGCATGCTGCAGCCCGCGGTGGCGCTGGTCACCGTCGGCGTCGACAACGACTACGGTCATCCGCGCGGCGAAATCCTCGACCTGCTCGTGGAGGTGGGAGCGACCATCGCGCGCACGGATCGCGACGGCATCCTGGTGATCTCCTCCGCCGGCGCGGATGGCTTGACCGTGTGGCGCGAGCGCGCTCCGCTGGGCGTCGACGTCGGCACCCCGGGATAG
- a CDS encoding ComEA family DNA-binding protein: MTGDPSAPPARRRLGVGAVTVVVIAALAVTVAIGIVRTSSVPVESVTIAETQATPGATVPAAEVYVHVFGAVASPGLYRLAEGARVVDAVAAAGGLTEGADQGAINLARVIGDGEQLRVPLIGEAPTAPGSAPGGPPGADGGKVNLNTADLAALDTLPRIGPALAQRIIDWRDENGRFTSVDDLLAVPGIGDKMLASLRDLVTV, encoded by the coding sequence GTGACCGGCGATCCTTCCGCACCGCCCGCCCGTCGGCGCCTCGGCGTCGGCGCAGTGACGGTCGTCGTGATCGCGGCGCTGGCGGTGACCGTCGCCATCGGCATCGTGCGCACGTCGTCGGTACCGGTCGAGTCCGTCACGATCGCAGAGACCCAGGCCACGCCCGGCGCAACCGTGCCGGCCGCGGAGGTGTACGTGCACGTGTTCGGCGCGGTGGCGTCTCCGGGGCTGTACCGACTGGCCGAGGGTGCACGCGTGGTCGATGCGGTGGCGGCCGCCGGCGGGCTCACCGAGGGCGCGGACCAGGGCGCGATCAACCTCGCGCGGGTCATCGGCGATGGAGAACAGCTTCGCGTGCCCCTGATCGGCGAGGCCCCCACCGCGCCGGGATCCGCTCCTGGCGGCCCACCGGGCGCCGACGGCGGCAAGGTCAACCTCAACACCGCGGATCTGGCGGCGCTCGACACCCTGCCGCGCATCGGGCCGGCACTGGCCCAGCGCATCATCGACTGGCGCGACGAGAACGGGCGGTTCACCAGTGTCGACGATCTGCTGGCGGTGCCCGGCATCGGCGACAAGATGCTCGCGTCGCTGCGGGATCTGGTGACGGTGTGA
- a CDS encoding gamma-glutamyl-gamma-aminobutyrate hydrolase family protein (Members of this family of hydrolases with an active site Cys residue belong to MEROPS family C26.), translating into MHQRPAAMLLHVRDERPHAPDSQRQLNVLNDATVRAVNALGWTAELVAAAEVDEQSVLERAQRVDVVVVLGGEDVDPAFYGGARDYPGSGLHEPVADRVTIAVIRDAVERSTPLLGICRGLQLINVALGGTLVPDMHGHRSAEGDPFVATPVIAQGESAVGALAETGPVLCTHHQAIDELAPGLRVLVRAVDGVVEAVAHESAPAVGVQWHPEHPDTASTQVAALLRHVTGRGAL; encoded by the coding sequence ATGCACCAGCGCCCCGCAGCCATGTTGCTGCACGTCCGCGACGAGAGGCCCCACGCTCCCGACTCCCAGCGGCAGCTGAACGTGCTCAACGACGCCACCGTGCGAGCGGTGAACGCGCTCGGCTGGACAGCCGAGCTGGTCGCCGCAGCCGAGGTGGATGAGCAGTCGGTTCTCGAGCGAGCACAGCGGGTGGACGTCGTCGTCGTGCTCGGGGGTGAGGACGTGGACCCCGCGTTCTACGGCGGGGCGCGGGACTATCCGGGATCCGGCCTGCACGAGCCCGTGGCGGACCGCGTCACCATCGCCGTGATCCGGGATGCCGTCGAGCGCAGCACGCCGCTCCTCGGCATCTGCCGCGGGCTGCAGCTGATCAACGTGGCTCTGGGCGGCACGCTCGTGCCCGACATGCACGGGCACCGCTCCGCGGAGGGCGACCCCTTCGTCGCCACCCCGGTGATCGCGCAGGGTGAGAGCGCCGTAGGGGCCCTCGCGGAGACCGGACCGGTGCTGTGCACCCACCACCAGGCGATCGACGAGCTCGCGCCGGGACTGCGCGTGCTGGTGCGTGCCGTCGACGGCGTCGTCGAGGCCGTCGCTCACGAATCGGCGCCGGCAGTGGGCGTGCAGTGGCATCCCGAGCACCCCGACACCGCGTCGACGCAGGTCGCTGCGCTGCTGCGTCATGTGACGGGTCGGGGCGCCCTGTGA
- the leuS gene encoding leucine--tRNA ligase, whose product MSQTLPPDTAGDAGAFDVHAIQEKWQRRWEQDDPFRAGGDDDTRPRKYVLAMFPYPSGDLHMGHAENYLYSDIVARFWRHRGYNVLNPIGWDSFGLPAENAAIQRGADPREWTYANIAQQRESLKRYGVSFDWSRVLHTSDPEYYRWNQWLFQQLYERGLAYRKDSPVNWCPKDQTVLANEQVVDGRCERCGTEVVKKKLTQWYFRITDYADRLLDDLNQLEGFWPHKVLQMQRNWIGRSVGADIDFEIEGRAEKVTVFSTRPDTLHGATFFVVAPDSDLAAELAAGASAEVRMRFQDYLEGVQKATDIDRQATDRPKTGVFLDRYAINPINGERLPIWAADYVLADYGHGAVMAVPAHDQRDLDFARAFDLPVRVVVDTSAPVTGAIPVIELDDEGVPIDPGTDADDTDPAKTGIALTGEGRMINSGPLDGLSKRNAIARAIELLEASGTGRASKTYRLRDWLISRQRFWGTPIPMIHTADGRIVPVPDDQLPVELPSREGLDLTPKGSSPLGAATDWVTTVDPETGEPARRDADTMDTFVDSSWYFLRFLSPGDSTQAFSQREADRWGPVDFYIGGVEHAILHLLYARFITKALYDMGHVEFTEPFSSLINQGMVILDGAKMSKSKGNLVLFQEELEAHGADALRVGLAFAGPVEDDKDWADVSTVGAAKFLARALRVAGDVTSRPDVVWADGDTALRRITHRLLADAPGLVEQTKFNVVVARLMELVNATRKVIDSGAGAADPAVREAAEVTALVLDLFAPHTAEEMWEILGYQPSIGLAPWRQADPTLLVEDTVKVAVQIDGKVRATLEVPARIEAAELEALARGDERIVRSLAGREITRAVVRPPKVVSFSTR is encoded by the coding sequence GTGTCTCAGACCCTTCCTCCCGACACCGCCGGCGACGCCGGCGCGTTCGACGTGCACGCCATCCAGGAGAAGTGGCAGCGCCGCTGGGAGCAGGACGACCCTTTCCGCGCCGGCGGCGACGACGACACCCGCCCCCGCAAGTACGTGCTGGCGATGTTCCCGTACCCCTCGGGCGACCTGCACATGGGGCACGCCGAGAACTACCTCTACTCCGACATCGTCGCGCGCTTCTGGCGTCACCGCGGGTACAACGTGCTCAACCCCATCGGGTGGGACTCCTTCGGCCTGCCCGCCGAGAACGCCGCCATCCAGCGCGGTGCCGACCCGCGCGAGTGGACCTACGCGAACATCGCCCAGCAGCGCGAGAGCCTGAAGCGCTACGGCGTCTCGTTCGACTGGAGCCGCGTGCTGCACACCAGCGACCCGGAGTACTACCGCTGGAACCAGTGGCTCTTCCAGCAGCTGTACGAGCGGGGCCTGGCGTACCGCAAGGACAGCCCCGTCAACTGGTGCCCGAAGGACCAGACGGTGCTGGCCAACGAGCAGGTCGTCGACGGCCGGTGCGAGCGCTGCGGCACCGAGGTCGTCAAGAAGAAGCTCACCCAGTGGTACTTCCGCATCACCGACTACGCCGACCGGCTGCTCGACGACCTGAACCAGCTCGAAGGGTTCTGGCCGCACAAGGTGCTGCAGATGCAGCGCAACTGGATCGGCCGCTCCGTCGGTGCCGACATCGACTTCGAGATCGAAGGCCGCGCCGAGAAGGTCACCGTCTTCTCCACCCGCCCCGACACGCTGCACGGCGCGACCTTCTTCGTCGTGGCACCTGACTCCGACCTCGCCGCCGAGCTCGCGGCCGGCGCGTCGGCCGAGGTGCGCATGCGATTCCAGGACTACCTCGAGGGCGTGCAGAAGGCGACCGACATCGATCGGCAGGCCACCGACCGCCCGAAGACCGGCGTCTTCCTCGACCGCTACGCGATCAACCCGATCAACGGCGAGCGACTGCCCATCTGGGCCGCCGACTACGTACTGGCCGACTACGGCCACGGCGCCGTCATGGCGGTGCCGGCGCACGACCAGCGCGACCTGGACTTCGCCCGCGCGTTCGACCTGCCCGTGCGGGTGGTCGTCGACACCAGCGCACCGGTCACCGGCGCGATTCCGGTGATCGAGCTGGACGATGAGGGTGTGCCGATCGATCCGGGCACGGATGCCGACGACACCGACCCCGCCAAGACCGGCATCGCGCTCACCGGCGAAGGGCGCATGATCAACTCCGGGCCGCTCGACGGTCTGAGCAAGCGCAACGCGATCGCGCGCGCGATCGAGCTGCTCGAGGCATCCGGCACCGGCCGCGCGTCGAAGACGTATCGCCTGCGCGATTGGCTGATCTCCCGCCAGCGGTTCTGGGGCACGCCGATCCCGATGATCCACACCGCGGACGGTCGCATCGTGCCGGTGCCCGACGACCAGCTGCCCGTCGAGCTGCCGTCGCGCGAAGGACTGGACCTCACGCCCAAGGGATCCTCGCCGCTGGGTGCGGCGACCGACTGGGTGACCACCGTCGACCCCGAGACGGGCGAGCCCGCCCGGCGCGACGCCGACACGATGGACACCTTCGTCGACAGCTCGTGGTACTTCCTGCGCTTCCTCTCGCCCGGCGACAGCACGCAGGCGTTCTCGCAGCGCGAGGCGGACCGCTGGGGTCCCGTCGACTTCTACATCGGCGGCGTCGAGCACGCCATCCTGCACCTGCTGTACGCGCGCTTCATCACCAAGGCGCTGTACGACATGGGCCATGTCGAGTTCACCGAGCCGTTCTCGAGCCTGATCAACCAGGGCATGGTGATTCTCGACGGCGCGAAGATGTCCAAGAGCAAGGGAAACCTGGTGCTCTTCCAGGAGGAACTCGAGGCGCACGGCGCCGACGCCCTGCGCGTGGGTCTCGCTTTCGCGGGTCCCGTTGAGGACGACAAGGACTGGGCCGACGTCTCCACGGTGGGCGCGGCGAAGTTCCTGGCGCGTGCACTGCGCGTGGCGGGCGACGTCACCAGCCGTCCCGACGTGGTCTGGGCCGATGGCGACACGGCGCTCCGCCGCATCACGCACCGGCTGCTGGCCGATGCGCCGGGGCTGGTCGAGCAGACGAAGTTCAACGTCGTCGTCGCTCGACTCATGGAGCTCGTCAACGCCACCCGCAAGGTCATCGACAGCGGAGCGGGCGCGGCCGACCCCGCCGTGCGCGAGGCGGCCGAGGTGACTGCGCTGGTGCTCGACCTGTTCGCGCCGCACACCGCGGAGGAGATGTGGGAGATCCTCGGCTACCAGCCGTCGATCGGGCTCGCACCGTGGCGGCAGGCCGACCCGACCCTTCTCGTCGAGGACACCGTCAAGGTGGCGGTCCAGATCGACGGCAAGGTGCGGGCGACCCTCGAGGTCCCCGCCCGCATCGAGGCCGCCGAGCTCGAGGCGCTCGCGCGCGGTGACGAGCGCATTGTGCGTTCTCTCGCCGGCCGCGAGATCACGCGCGCGGTGGTGCGGCCACCGAAGGTGGTCAGCTTCAGCACCCGCTGA
- a CDS encoding anthranilate synthase component I family protein produces MPGTLAARPLEWADPAALFAAGPSRARHAFWLDAGPGAAAGWSWLGTGEPETDPGAVDAVRLGATPTSDQDPVPWGPFHGGWVGWLGYDGAADRAGAPCDFDDLAPDRLWLRVSRFVAVDHGRRRLWAVAPADEVDAFAAQATGWAAASVPSPLAPELTPLPAQARVSASAYAAQIERCRDAIREGDAYQLCLTTRFDVAAPGGIDPLDVHRRLRASSSAHHGGLIRSDDVALISASPERFLDAADGVVRTRPIKGTRPRGHDADDDARLAAELRASPKERAENVMIVDLMRNDLSRVCAPGSVVVEALLEVESYPAVHQLVSTVRGQLRLEATVGDLLDAAFPAGSMTGAPKLSAMSILHGLEAAPRGVFAGCFGWVGSDGALDLAMVIRSVVVHPGGAYVGAGGGITWGSDAAAEVAEVALKATAPLAALGARLPAGWG; encoded by the coding sequence ACTGTTCGCGGCGGGGCCCTCGCGGGCGCGCCACGCCTTCTGGCTGGATGCCGGCCCCGGCGCCGCCGCCGGGTGGAGCTGGCTGGGAACGGGGGAGCCAGAGACCGATCCCGGTGCCGTCGACGCGGTCCGCCTCGGGGCCACCCCCACGAGTGACCAAGACCCGGTCCCGTGGGGACCGTTCCACGGCGGCTGGGTGGGCTGGCTCGGCTACGACGGCGCCGCCGACCGCGCAGGTGCGCCATGCGACTTCGACGATCTCGCGCCCGACCGGCTCTGGCTGCGGGTGTCCCGCTTCGTCGCCGTGGACCACGGCCGACGACGCCTGTGGGCCGTCGCGCCGGCGGACGAGGTGGATGCCTTCGCCGCGCAGGCAACGGGGTGGGCTGCGGCATCCGTCCCTTCCCCCCTCGCGCCCGAACTCACACCGCTTCCTGCCCAGGCCCGCGTCAGCGCCTCGGCGTACGCGGCTCAGATCGAGCGCTGCCGCGACGCGATCCGTGAGGGCGACGCCTATCAGCTCTGTCTGACGACGCGGTTCGACGTCGCGGCGCCGGGGGGCATCGACCCGCTCGACGTGCACCGGCGCCTGCGCGCGTCATCGTCGGCTCATCACGGCGGGCTCATCCGCAGTGACGACGTCGCTCTGATCTCCGCGAGTCCCGAGCGCTTCCTCGATGCCGCGGACGGGGTCGTGCGCACGCGCCCCATCAAGGGCACCCGCCCGCGTGGGCACGATGCCGACGACGACGCCCGCCTCGCCGCAGAGCTGCGGGCGAGCCCGAAGGAGCGCGCCGAGAACGTCATGATCGTGGACCTCATGCGCAATGACCTGTCGCGGGTGTGCGCGCCGGGCTCGGTGGTCGTCGAAGCCCTGCTCGAGGTGGAGTCGTACCCCGCCGTGCATCAGCTGGTGAGCACGGTTCGCGGGCAGCTGCGTCTCGAGGCGACGGTGGGCGATCTGCTCGATGCGGCCTTTCCCGCCGGCAGCATGACCGGGGCGCCGAAGCTGTCGGCGATGTCGATCCTGCACGGACTCGAGGCCGCCCCGCGGGGCGTGTTCGCGGGCTGCTTCGGGTGGGTGGGCTCGGACGGCGCACTGGATCTCGCCATGGTGATCCGCTCGGTCGTCGTGCACCCGGGTGGCGCGTACGTGGGGGCCGGCGGGGGCATCACGTGGGGCTCGGATGCCGCCGCCGAGGTGGCGGAAGTGGCGCTGAAGGCCACGGCACCGCTCGCCGCACTGGGCGCCCGGCTACCGGCCGGATGGGGATGA